DNA from Pajaroellobacter abortibovis:
AAGCCGACCTCTTCGAGCAATTGCATGGCGTAGGGTGTCATCTGACGCTTGCTCTGACCTTGTATAAGACCTGGCATCATCACGTTCTCAAGCGCTGTGAATTCAGGCAGCAAATGGTGGAATTGGAAGATAAACCCAATGGAGCGATTGCGCAGTTCAGTGAGGTTGGAGCTTGAAAAAGAGGAAATGTCTTCTCCCCCTAACCGAATGGTCCCTGATGAGGGGACATCGAGGGTTCCTATGCAATGGAGCAGCGTGCTTTTCCCCGCTCCGGATTGGCCTACGATGCCTACCATTTCACCTGGTTCAATGTGGAGAGTAATCCCCCGCAGGACTTCTAACGTGCGCCCCATATGTCTGAATGACTTATGAATATCGAGGGCGGAAACAGCTGGATGAGTCATGGCTATTCGTACCGCAGTCCTTCGACCGGTTGGAGTTTGGATGCTGCATAAGCTGGATAACATGTGGCCAGGGTGCAGATGACCATGGATGCGAGGGTGACTGCAGCAAAATCGACCCCTTCGATGTGGAGGGGAAGCCGGTCGATGTAATACACGTCTGGATCCAATCTCAATCCAAACCATTTCAATCCAAAGCATAATGTCAGCGCTGTGACGGTGCCAAATGTGGTTCCAATCCCCCCTACAATCATTCCTTCTGCGATGAAGATTTTCAAAATCAATGGATTGGAAGCGCCCATCGCTTTTAAAATAGCGATTTCTTTTCTTTTTTCAGTGACCATGAGTAGAAGAGTGCAGAGGATGCAGAAGCTGGCTACCATGATTGCAATCGACAGGATCACAAAGGTCGCTAGCCGCTCGAGTTGAAGGGCGGAAAAGAGACTTTGATTCATCTCATGCCAATCGCGTACCCGAAGATCTGGGCGCTGAATGGTCTTGCGTATCGTCTGTGTCAACATTTCAGTGGTTTCTGGATGACTTGCTCGGATATCGAGTGTGGTGATGTTGCCTTCGAACTCAAAGAGTGCTTGCGCTGCTTCTAAGGTAGTATATACGTAACTGACATCGTATTCATACATACCGCTGTAGAAAATTGCACCGATGCGAAATTTGCGAGTCGATGGGATTATCCCAATGGGGCTAAGATTTCCTGAAGGGGAGATGAGTGTCACTTCATCCCCAACATAGACGTGTAGAGTTTTAGCAAGCTCTCGCCCGATAATGAGCGTAGGTGTGGGAGGGATAGTGGGATTGTGATCGGTCGATTCTAGCTTCTGGGGAGATGACAGGTAATCGAATTGCCCTGTTTCGATATTCCCAGGTAGATCGATTACGGAACCGATCGTGTTTGTTTCCACCCCCCGAACGATCACCCCTGCTGTATTCGATTGACTCGAAAGCATCGCTTCGTTCTGGACGACGGGAGTGACTCCGTGGACCCCTGGAATCTTTTGAATGCGGCTTTGCAACTCCCAATATTCTCCCCAGGGTGCTTGGCTTGCCTGATCAATCATAATATGGGCGTTGTTGCCTAAGATTTTTTTCTTTAAATCATGGCTGAAGCCGCTCATGATGCTGATGACGGAGGAAAGCGCACACGAGCTGACTGCAACCCCGCAGATCGAAAGGATGCTGATCATTGTCAGAAAACCGCTTTTTTGCGATCGCACGTGTCTTGTGCTGACAAAAGAGATGAAAGAATGTCTTTCAAGAAGATCAAATATCCGTGGGATCAGGCTGCCCATCGTCATCAACGCGAAAAGAACCCCTGTAGTGAGAGCTCCTACCCGGATGAGCGTGTCTTTAAAGGACCACTGGTCTCCTCGTAGGGTAGGAAGACGCACTGTCCAGTAGACCAGAGCGGCAAAGCC
Protein-coding regions in this window:
- a CDS encoding ABC transporter ATP-binding protein, producing MTHPAVSALDIHKSFRHMGRTLEVLRGITLHIEPGEMVGIVGQSGAGKSTLLHCIGTLDVPSSGTIRLGGEDISSFSSSNLTELRNRSIGFIFQFHHLLPEFTALENVMMPGLIQGQSKRQMTPYAMQLLEEVGLKERANHLPGELSGGEQQRVALVRALVLKPTLLLADEPTGNLDSETSAQIHDLFFSINRSQRTTIVIVTHNMSLADSMPRVITLKDGLLEKDEQGCTSTIHYF
- a CDS encoding FtsX-like permease family protein, translating into MISSRHPYKWIHRASWGFGIGFAALVYWTVRLPTLRGDQWSFKDTLIRVGALTTGVLFALMTMGSLIPRIFDLLERHSFISFVSTRHVRSQKSGFLTMISILSICGVAVSSCALSSVISIMSGFSHDLKKKILGNNAHIMIDQASQAPWGEYWELQSRIQKIPGVHGVTPVVQNEAMLSSQSNTAGVIVRGVETNTIGSVIDLPGNIETGQFDYLSSPQKLESTDHNPTIPPTPTLIIGRELAKTLHVYVGDEVTLISPSGNLSPIGIIPSTRKFRIGAIFYSGMYEYDVSYVYTTLEAAQALFEFEGNITTLDIRASHPETTEMLTQTIRKTIQRPDLRVRDWHEMNQSLFSALQLERLATFVILSIAIMVASFCILCTLLLMVTEKRKEIAILKAMGASNPLILKIFIAEGMIVGGIGTTFGTVTALTLCFGLKWFGLRLDPDVYYIDRLPLHIEGVDFAAVTLASMVICTLATCYPAYAASKLQPVEGLRYE